A region of Streptomyces sp. WMMC500 DNA encodes the following proteins:
- a CDS encoding ABC transporter permease — protein MKASGCLAANEWICGEYVRSRTEELVDATVQHVWITLASVAIGLLISFPLALIARRWRVLTGPVLGLTTVLYTIPSLAMFSLLVPLMGISASVVVTGLVLYSLTILIRNLLAGLDSVPAETREAARGMGYGPTRLLFAVELPLALPAVMAGLRMATVSTIAMTTVGGIIGYGGLGNLIVEGMRSLFKAQVLTASVLCVLLAVLADLLLLGLQRLLTPWARARRRRSGGGGRFRAWARTAGRHQGGVA, from the coding sequence GTGAAAGCCTCCGGCTGCCTGGCAGCGAACGAGTGGATCTGCGGTGAATACGTCCGCAGCCGCACAGAAGAACTCGTCGACGCCACGGTCCAGCACGTCTGGATCACGCTGGCGTCCGTGGCCATCGGCCTGCTGATCTCTTTCCCGCTGGCGCTGATCGCCCGCCGCTGGCGGGTGCTCACGGGCCCCGTGCTCGGCCTGACGACGGTGCTGTACACGATTCCGTCGCTCGCCATGTTCTCCCTGCTCGTCCCGCTCATGGGCATTTCGGCGTCCGTGGTCGTCACGGGCCTCGTGCTCTATTCGCTGACGATCCTCATCCGGAATCTGCTGGCGGGCCTCGATTCCGTACCGGCGGAGACGCGGGAGGCGGCGCGCGGAATGGGGTACGGGCCGACGCGGCTGCTGTTCGCCGTCGAGCTGCCGCTCGCGCTGCCCGCCGTCATGGCGGGGCTGCGGATGGCGACGGTGTCGACGATCGCGATGACGACGGTCGGCGGAATCATCGGCTACGGCGGGCTGGGCAACCTGATCGTCGAAGGCATGCGCAGCCTGTTCAAGGCGCAGGTGCTGACGGCGTCGGTGCTGTGCGTGCTGCTCGCCGTGCTGGCGGATCTGCTGCTCCTGGGCCTGCAGCGGCTGCTGACGCCGTGGGCACGGGCGCGGCGGCGCAGGAGCGGTGGCGGCGGCAGGTTCCGCGCGTGGGCAAGGACAGCCGGGCGGCACCAGGGGGGCGTTGCCTGA
- a CDS encoding ABC transporter permease has protein sequence MGTITDAWTWLTTGSNWSGPSGIGVRLGEHLYLTGMSLALACAVALPIAFWLGHIGKGGTLAINISNVGRAVPTLAVLGLLMLTPLRMHGDWPTVIALVLFAVPPLLTNAYVGIREADRDVVEAARGMGMSGPQLLRRVELPLGYPLVMTGLRSATVQVVATATLAAIAGGGGLGRIITAGFRTYNTPMVVAGAFLVAVLALVLEAVLVAAERLLDPMRGRRDGRRGRGRGTPGDDLAGPGAEGADVPPGKQKPVPASL, from the coding sequence ATGGGCACCATCACGGACGCGTGGACGTGGCTGACCACGGGGTCGAACTGGTCGGGCCCGAGCGGGATCGGCGTCCGGCTGGGCGAGCACCTGTATCTGACCGGCATGTCGCTGGCCCTCGCCTGCGCCGTCGCGCTGCCGATCGCGTTCTGGCTGGGCCACATCGGCAAGGGCGGCACCCTGGCGATCAACATCTCGAACGTCGGGCGGGCCGTGCCCACGCTCGCCGTGCTCGGGCTGCTGATGCTCACGCCGCTGCGCATGCATGGTGACTGGCCGACGGTCATCGCGCTGGTGCTGTTCGCGGTGCCGCCGCTGCTGACGAACGCGTACGTGGGCATCCGCGAGGCCGACCGGGACGTGGTGGAGGCGGCGCGGGGCATGGGCATGTCCGGGCCGCAGTTGCTGCGCCGGGTGGAGCTGCCGCTGGGCTATCCGCTGGTGATGACCGGGCTGCGGTCGGCGACCGTGCAGGTGGTCGCGACGGCCACGCTGGCGGCCATCGCGGGCGGTGGCGGGCTCGGCCGGATCATCACCGCGGGCTTCCGGACGTACAACACACCGATGGTGGTGGCCGGCGCCTTCCTGGTGGCGGTGCTGGCCCTGGTGCTGGAGGCCGTGCTCGTCGCCGCCGAGCGGCTGCTCGACCCGATGCGCGGCCGTCGCGACGGCCGCCGCGGGCGCGGGCGCGGGACACCCGGGGACGACCTGGCGGGGCCGGGAGCGGAGGGGGCGGACGTGCCGCCGGGGAAACAGAAGCCCGTGCCGGCGTCGCTGTAG
- a CDS encoding ABC transporter substrate-binding protein has product MENPLITNRVRARAAASVLAAAALTAGLAACGGDSLEEKGGTDSSDDDKSSLVVGQAGFTVSTVTAELYSAMLEDAGYDVTIKKLENRELYEPELEKGSIDVFPEYAATLAEFLNAKENGVEAPEKNPVASNDVDETVTALRELAEPRGLKVLSAGDAVDQNAFAVSKDFAAENKLKTLSDLGKTGEAVRLAAGDECPERPFCEPGLEKTYDIDIAKIDPLGVGTPAAKQSVQDGTNQLVLTTTTDATLDDFDLVLLEDDKGLQNADNILPVVNEEEAGTKEIASTLDKLTKVLTTEDLIELNRKVDAERMKPADAAKEYLEEKNLLGS; this is encoded by the coding sequence ATGGAGAATCCCTTGATCACCAACCGCGTTCGAGCCCGCGCCGCCGCCTCGGTGCTGGCCGCCGCCGCCCTGACCGCGGGGCTCGCGGCCTGCGGCGGCGACAGCCTGGAGGAGAAGGGCGGCACGGACTCCTCGGACGACGACAAGTCATCCCTGGTCGTGGGCCAGGCCGGGTTCACGGTCTCGACGGTGACCGCCGAGCTGTACTCGGCGATGCTGGAGGACGCCGGCTACGACGTCACGATAAAGAAGCTGGAGAACCGCGAGCTGTACGAGCCGGAGCTGGAGAAGGGCAGCATCGACGTCTTCCCGGAGTACGCCGCGACCCTCGCCGAGTTCCTCAACGCGAAGGAGAACGGCGTGGAGGCACCGGAGAAGAACCCCGTCGCGTCGAACGACGTCGACGAGACGGTGACCGCCCTGCGTGAGCTCGCCGAGCCCCGCGGCCTGAAGGTGCTCTCCGCCGGCGACGCCGTCGACCAGAACGCCTTCGCCGTCTCCAAGGACTTCGCCGCGGAGAACAAGCTCAAGACCCTCAGCGACCTCGGCAAGACCGGCGAGGCCGTCCGCCTGGCGGCGGGCGACGAATGCCCGGAGCGCCCGTTCTGCGAGCCGGGCCTGGAGAAGACGTACGACATCGACATCGCGAAGATCGACCCCCTGGGCGTGGGCACCCCGGCGGCCAAGCAGTCGGTCCAGGACGGCACCAACCAGCTCGTCCTGACGACGACCACGGACGCCACCCTGGACGACTTCGACCTGGTGCTTCTGGAGGACGACAAGGGCCTGCAGAACGCGGACAACATCCTCCCGGTCGTCAACGAAGAGGAAGCGGGGACGAAGGAGATCGCGTCCACGCTGGACAAGCTCACGAAGGTGCTGACGACGGAGGACCTGATCGAGCTGAACCGCAAGGTGGACGCGGAGCGGATGAAGCCGGCGGACGCGGCGAAGGAGTACCTGGAAGAGAAGAACCTCCTCGGCTCGTGA
- a CDS encoding putative T7SS-secreted protein — MADRDFPHLGFDPAPGDVHETRQLSRALGRLADELGTTVTELERLDGGQWKGKAATAFTDHVAEDVAPDMKRAHTSFDKAATALRRWAVDLERFQVEAAGLEREARRKKEALGEARRLVAAGAATPYLDAPATGGAAEEREAEREKKQQEKREAAAEAAGDELEAVRKRAKELRERYFQAADATGRHLDTAADIAPDEPGLFDRIASGVSDVLGDTLDWVKDHADLIKAIGDVLSYVTAALAVLAIVTAPFGIGAAFATAALITGGLTLATHGIAKAAGADVSWATIGLDVLGVLPVAGAFSKGAKLANLGAARTRAGQLGANYVANPHRARNFASFGDAAGKVTGGLKISPFGKNVALWGRKKVGLVEYAGSGLRSRMAGVAHKGYGEGQWLGTRGLSLISGKHVAIDPFSAGGRMLDSGIKMAPKLVTLPQHVGMDVNIGDRFEAAFGR, encoded by the coding sequence GTGGCCGACAGGGACTTCCCCCACCTGGGTTTCGACCCGGCCCCCGGAGACGTGCACGAAACGCGGCAGCTCTCCCGCGCCCTCGGCAGGCTCGCCGACGAACTGGGCACGACGGTGACGGAACTGGAGCGCCTCGACGGCGGCCAGTGGAAGGGCAAGGCGGCGACCGCGTTCACCGACCACGTGGCCGAGGACGTGGCGCCGGACATGAAGCGGGCGCACACCTCGTTCGACAAGGCCGCCACGGCGCTGCGGCGCTGGGCCGTGGACCTGGAACGCTTCCAGGTGGAGGCAGCCGGCCTGGAGCGTGAGGCGCGGCGCAAGAAGGAGGCCCTCGGCGAAGCGCGGCGCCTGGTGGCGGCGGGGGCGGCGACGCCGTACCTCGACGCCCCGGCGACGGGCGGGGCCGCGGAGGAGCGCGAGGCGGAGCGGGAGAAGAAGCAGCAGGAGAAGCGGGAGGCCGCGGCCGAGGCGGCGGGCGACGAGCTCGAAGCCGTACGGAAGCGGGCGAAGGAGCTACGGGAGCGCTACTTCCAGGCGGCCGACGCGACCGGCCGGCACCTGGACACCGCAGCGGACATCGCCCCGGACGAGCCGGGGTTGTTCGACCGCATCGCGAGCGGCGTGTCGGACGTCCTGGGGGACACCCTCGACTGGGTCAAGGACCACGCGGACCTGATCAAGGCGATCGGCGACGTCCTCAGCTACGTCACGGCAGCGCTGGCGGTGCTGGCGATCGTCACAGCGCCCTTCGGGATCGGGGCGGCGTTCGCGACGGCGGCGCTGATCACGGGAGGGCTGACGCTGGCCACGCACGGGATCGCGAAGGCGGCGGGGGCGGATGTCAGTTGGGCGACCATCGGGCTGGACGTCCTCGGCGTGCTGCCGGTCGCGGGGGCGTTCTCGAAGGGCGCGAAGCTGGCCAACCTGGGGGCGGCTCGGACACGAGCTGGCCAACTCGGGGCGAACTATGTCGCGAATCCGCACCGGGCGCGCAACTTCGCCTCCTTCGGCGACGCCGCCGGCAAGGTCACGGGTGGCCTCAAGATCAGCCCGTTCGGCAAGAACGTGGCGCTGTGGGGGCGGAAGAAGGTCGGCCTGGTGGAGTACGCGGGCAGTGGGCTGCGTAGCCGCATGGCCGGCGTTGCGCACAAGGGCTACGGGGAGGGCCAGTGGCTCGGCACCCGAGGGCTCAGCCTCATCAGCGGCAAGCACGTGGCCATCGATCCGTTCTCCGCCGGCGGCCGAATGCTGGACTCCGGGATCAAGATGGCACCGAAGCTGGTGACCCTCCCGCAGCACGTCGGCATGGACGTGAACATCGGTGATCGTTTCGAGGCGGCTTTCGGCCGTTGA
- a CDS encoding NADH-quinone oxidoreductase subunit D codes for MTAAPTGDAAPAARTAPLTVGIGGAAEQTDMVLNIGPQHPSTHGVLRLRLVLDGERIVTAEPVIGYMHRGAEKLFEARDYRQIIVLANRHDWLSAFSNELGVVLAVERMLGMEVPERAVWLRTLLAELNRVLNHLMFLGSYPLELGGITPIFYAFREREDLQAVMEEVSGGRMHYMFNRVGGLKEELPAGWTDRARAAVRAARARMEVFDRLVLGNEIFRGRTRGVGVLSPQIVHAYGVSGPIARASGVDFDLRRDEPYLAYGELGDTLRVVTREEGDCLARFEVLLAQTHNALELADACLDRLAELPPGPVNQRLPKVLKAPEGETYAWTENPLGLNGYYLVSKGEKTPYRLKLRSASFNNIQALTELLPGTLVADMVAILGSLFFVVGDIDK; via the coding sequence ATGACTGCCGCGCCCACCGGAGACGCCGCGCCCGCCGCACGCACCGCCCCGCTGACGGTCGGCATCGGAGGCGCGGCCGAGCAGACCGACATGGTGCTGAACATCGGCCCGCAGCATCCCTCGACCCACGGCGTGCTGCGTCTGCGCCTGGTCCTCGACGGCGAGCGCATCGTCACCGCGGAGCCGGTCATCGGCTATATGCACCGCGGCGCGGAGAAGCTCTTCGAAGCGCGCGACTACCGCCAGATCATCGTCCTGGCCAACCGCCACGACTGGCTGTCGGCCTTCTCCAACGAGCTCGGCGTGGTCCTGGCCGTCGAGCGCATGCTCGGCATGGAGGTGCCGGAGCGGGCGGTGTGGCTGCGCACGCTGCTCGCCGAGCTGAACCGGGTGCTCAACCATCTGATGTTCCTCGGCTCGTACCCCCTGGAACTCGGCGGCATCACCCCGATCTTCTACGCCTTCCGCGAACGCGAGGACCTCCAGGCCGTCATGGAGGAGGTCTCCGGCGGGCGGATGCACTACATGTTCAACCGCGTCGGCGGCCTCAAGGAGGAACTGCCCGCCGGGTGGACGGACCGGGCACGCGCCGCCGTACGGGCCGCGCGGGCGCGCATGGAGGTCTTCGACCGCCTGGTGCTGGGCAACGAGATCTTCCGCGGCCGCACCCGCGGCGTGGGCGTGCTGTCGCCGCAGATCGTGCACGCCTACGGCGTGAGCGGGCCCATCGCGCGCGCCTCGGGGGTGGACTTCGACCTGCGGCGCGACGAGCCGTATCTGGCCTACGGGGAGTTGGGCGACACGCTGCGCGTCGTGACCCGCGAGGAGGGCGACTGCCTGGCGCGCTTCGAGGTGCTGCTGGCGCAGACGCACAACGCCCTCGAACTGGCCGACGCCTGCCTGGACCGGCTGGCGGAACTGCCGCCGGGGCCGGTGAACCAGCGGCTGCCGAAGGTGCTGAAGGCGCCGGAGGGGGAGACGTACGCCTGGACGGAGAACCCGCTGGGGCTGAACGGCTACTACCTGGTGTCGAAGGGCGAGAAGACGCCGTACCGGCTGAAGCTCCGCTCCGCGTCGTTCAACAACATACAGGCGCTCACGGAACTGCTGCCGGGGACGCTGGTGGCGGACATGGTGGCGATCCTGGGGTCGCTGTTCTTCGTCGTCGGCGACATCGACAAGTGA
- a CDS encoding DUF3180 domain-containing protein, giving the protein MRQLRVGVLAGIFVVAGVLGWAGSRLWNSVGTLPSVPVAAPVVLAVIATILTATALSLRARLRAQRERDSRAKAVDPLMAARAVVLGQASALVSALVAGLYGGLGLFLVLDGLDYGTRRAQVVYAALAVVAAALVVVAALFLERVCKLPEEDDEDDRPPPRS; this is encoded by the coding sequence GTGAGGCAACTGCGTGTCGGGGTGTTGGCCGGCATCTTCGTGGTGGCGGGGGTGCTGGGCTGGGCGGGATCCCGGCTGTGGAACTCGGTGGGTACGCTGCCGAGCGTCCCCGTCGCCGCCCCGGTGGTGCTGGCGGTGATCGCCACGATCCTGACGGCGACCGCGCTGTCCCTCCGCGCCCGCCTCCGCGCGCAGCGCGAGCGCGACTCGCGGGCCAAGGCGGTCGACCCGCTGATGGCGGCGCGGGCCGTGGTGCTGGGCCAGGCGAGCGCGCTGGTCTCGGCGCTGGTGGCGGGGCTGTACGGCGGGCTCGGGCTCTTCCTGGTGCTGGACGGGCTGGACTACGGCACGCGCAGGGCCCAGGTGGTGTACGCGGCGCTGGCGGTGGTGGCCGCGGCGCTGGTGGTGGTGGCGGCACTCTTCCTGGAACGGGTGTGCAAGCTGCCCGAGGAGGATGACGAAGACGACCGCCCCCCGCCGCGGTCCTAG